One segment of Ahaetulla prasina isolate Xishuangbanna chromosome 9, ASM2864084v1, whole genome shotgun sequence DNA contains the following:
- the LOC131203978 gene encoding carbohydrate sulfotransferase 11-like → MRKSRVYRMVLATCLGSLLLVIFYFQSSLNPAAEDRILRISWHGKSGRSPLQTLYKGDQLEQSSLQAIHQHRRELLNSMCHRYTRKRCLLTPDDLRHLVVDDVHEMLYCYVPKVACTNWKRVLMVLTGKGKYQDPLDIPAHEAHVPANLRTLSEYSTPEINYRLRNYLKFIFVWEPLERLVSAYRNKFTRSYNTAFHKRYGTKIIRRHRQDPSSEALESGHDVCFEEFVYYLLDPEINKMCMHLMCSIIIPTNFSTVRETREI, encoded by the coding sequence ATGAGAAAAAGCAGGGTGTACCGCATGGTCTTGGCCACTTGCTTGGGCTCCTTGCTCCTGGTCATCTTCTACTTCCAGAGCAGCCTGAACCCGGCTGCAGAAGACAGGATATTGAGGATCAGCTGGCATGGGAAATCTGGTCGAAGTCCACTTCAGACTCTTTACAAGGGTGACCAGCTTGAGCAGTCCTCCCTGCAGGCAATTCATCAACACAGGAGGGAGCTGCTAAACAGTATGTGCCATCGATACACCCGCAAGCGATGTCTCCTAACTCCAGATGACTTACGGCACCTGGTGGTGGATGATGTCCATGAGATGCTCTACTGCTATGTCCCCAAGGTGGCTTGCACTAATTGGAAGAGGGTCCTGATGGTCTTGACAGGGAAGGGCAAGTACCAGGACCCCCTGGATATCCCAGCACATGAAGCTCATGTACCAGCCAACCTCCGCACTCTCTCCGAGTATAGCACTCCTGAGATCAACTACCGCTTGCGCAACTACCTCAAGTTCATCTTTGTATGGGAGCCTCTGGAACGGTTGGTTTCAGCCTACCGGAACAAATTCACCCGTAGCTACAACACGGCATTCCATAAGCGCTACGGGACCAAGATAATCCGGCGGCACCGTCAAGACCCTAGCAGCGAAGCCCTGGAAAGTGGCCACGATGTGTGTTTTGAAGAGTTTGTGTACTATCTGTTGGATCCAGAGATAAATAAAATGTGCATGCATTTAATGTGTTCAATTATAATCCCCACAAATTTTTCCACAGTGAGGGAGACAAGggaaatatga